From Candidatus Thermoplasmatota archaeon, one genomic window encodes:
- a CDS encoding A/G-specific adenine glycosylase: protein MIAAPLLRWYAEAKRDLPWRRTRDPWAKLVSEIMLQQTQVATVVPYYERFIARWPTPGAFAAASEEEVLKAWEGLGYYRRARHLHAAAKALANKPFPRDVSALRALPGVGEYTAAAVAAIAFGARVPVVDGNVERVATRCLALPADRRAIADRLAVEVPVDAPGDFAEALMDLGATVCLPRNPRCDACPLAEGCVARATGSFPAPRERAKPKRVEVAALLARREDGAVALERRGGDGLLAGFWTPPLAEGETAAAAKRALARATGATLSRAVARHEHAFTHRRWRIRVYEGAPREGYRWAREDEWAALPLSGPAARILGEFTTRGRARGARARDRQP from the coding sequence GTGATCGCGGCGCCGCTCCTTCGCTGGTACGCGGAGGCGAAGCGCGATCTCCCGTGGCGTCGCACCCGCGATCCGTGGGCGAAGCTCGTCTCGGAGATCATGCTCCAGCAGACGCAGGTCGCGACGGTCGTCCCCTACTACGAGCGCTTCATCGCCCGCTGGCCGACCCCCGGGGCCTTTGCGGCGGCGAGCGAGGAGGAGGTCCTCAAGGCGTGGGAAGGGCTCGGATACTATCGCCGCGCGCGTCACCTCCACGCGGCCGCGAAGGCGCTCGCGAACAAGCCGTTCCCGCGCGACGTGTCCGCGCTCCGGGCGCTCCCCGGCGTCGGCGAATACACCGCGGCCGCCGTCGCGGCGATCGCGTTCGGCGCGCGCGTCCCCGTGGTCGACGGCAACGTCGAGCGCGTCGCGACGCGCTGCCTGGCCCTCCCGGCCGACCGCCGGGCGATCGCCGATCGCCTCGCGGTCGAGGTGCCCGTGGACGCGCCCGGCGATTTCGCCGAGGCGCTCATGGACCTCGGGGCGACCGTCTGCCTTCCCCGCAACCCTCGATGCGACGCGTGCCCGCTCGCCGAAGGATGCGTCGCCCGGGCGACGGGAAGCTTTCCCGCCCCGCGCGAGCGCGCGAAGCCGAAAAGGGTCGAGGTCGCCGCGCTCCTCGCGCGGCGCGAGGACGGCGCCGTCGCGCTCGAGCGGCGCGGGGGCGACGGCCTTCTTGCGGGATTCTGGACCCCGCCCCTCGCCGAGGGCGAGACGGCCGCAGCCGCGAAGCGGGCGCTCGCGCGCGCGACGGGCGCGACGCTCTCGCGCGCCGTCGCCCGCCACGAGCACGCGTTCACGCACCGACGGTGGCGCATCCGCGTGTACGAGGGCGCGCCGCGCGAAGGCTACCGCTGGGCGCGCGAGGACGAATGGGCCGCCCTCCCCCTTTCGGGGCCCGCGGCGAGGATCCTCGGAGAGTTCACGACGCGAGGCCGAGCGCGCGGCGCGCGCGCTCGGGATCGTCAACCTTGA
- a CDS encoding ACT domain-containing protein, producing the protein MSKQLAVLIENRPGALADLTALLAETGVNVDAIMIEGSLDFGTARIHAPNARKIEKVLREHGYQVASGDVLVMRLTNEAGALAKVCKTLAREKINIECMFGTTNGADEAEFVFKVDDPERARRALGLAS; encoded by the coding sequence ATGTCGAAGCAACTCGCCGTTCTCATCGAGAACCGCCCCGGCGCCCTCGCCGACCTGACCGCCCTCCTCGCCGAGACCGGCGTGAACGTGGATGCCATCATGATCGAGGGCAGCCTCGACTTCGGCACGGCGCGCATCCACGCGCCGAACGCGCGCAAGATCGAGAAGGTCCTGCGCGAACACGGCTACCAGGTCGCGTCGGGCGACGTCCTCGTGATGCGCCTCACGAACGAGGCTGGCGCGCTCGCGAAGGTCTGCAAGACGCTCGCGAGGGAGAAGATCAACATCGAGTGCATGTTCGGCACGACGAACGGCGCCGACGAGGCCGAGTTCGTCTTCAAGGTTGACGATCCCGAGCGCGCGCGCCGCGCGCTCGGCCTCGCGTCGTGA
- a CDS encoding DUF6015 family protein: MEIITVEDLSQAIQDRIGLPQEDAERDAEFVMDIFGFNDRIIDNVLEPEDRQLFYILEEEGLLTTEREETTLYDGREWRTHYWLFRKDKVLGAADDFREKNATRSQEFDVYHDLPEDVWASRKA; encoded by the coding sequence TTGGAGATTATCACCGTTGAGGACCTCAGCCAGGCCATCCAGGACCGGATCGGGCTCCCGCAGGAGGATGCGGAGCGCGACGCCGAGTTCGTGATGGACATCTTCGGTTTCAACGACCGCATCATCGACAACGTCCTCGAGCCCGAGGACCGGCAGCTCTTCTACATCCTCGAGGAGGAGGGCCTCCTCACGACGGAGCGCGAGGAGACGACGCTCTACGACGGCCGCGAGTGGCGCACGCACTACTGGCTCTTCCGCAAGGACAAGGTCCTCGGCGCCGCCGACGACTTCCGCGAGAAGAACGCCACGCGCTCGCAGGAGTTCGACGTCTACCACGACCTCCCCGAGGACGTCTGGGCGTCGCGCAAGGCCTGA
- a CDS encoding 30S ribosomal protein S8e, whose product MAIWQGESQRKPTGGRRIFAAKKRKFEIGREPVLTTIGETKRKQVRVRAGETRTRVLRANVASVTNPKTGKTVKATIKTVTENPANPNYVRRNIITKGAVIQTSAGKAKVTSRPGQDGAINAVLIE is encoded by the coding sequence ATGGCCATTTGGCAGGGCGAATCCCAACGCAAGCCCACGGGCGGTCGCCGCATCTTCGCCGCGAAGAAGCGCAAGTTCGAGATCGGCCGCGAACCCGTCCTCACGACGATCGGCGAGACCAAGCGCAAGCAGGTCCGCGTCCGCGCCGGAGAAACGCGCACGCGCGTCCTCCGCGCGAACGTCGCGAGCGTCACGAACCCCAAAACCGGCAAGACCGTCAAGGCCACGATCAAGACCGTGACCGAGAACCCCGCCAACCCCAACTACGTCCGGCGGAACATCATCACGAAGGGCGCCGTCATCCAGACGAGCGCCGGCAAGGCCAAGGTCACGTCCCGCCCCGGCCAGGACGGCGCCATCAACGCCGTCCTCATCGAGTAG
- a CDS encoding signal recognition particle subunit SRP19/SEC65 family protein — MVSRDDNRLVLWPAYFDEALPRPIRRVPKALAIENPTADEIAKAAQRLSLSPILEKGVAHPRFHRFRQGRVLVEIRGSKAVLIQQIAADLKAARGK; from the coding sequence ATGGTGTCGCGCGACGACAACCGGCTCGTGCTCTGGCCCGCCTATTTCGACGAGGCCCTGCCCCGACCGATCCGTCGCGTGCCCAAGGCCCTCGCGATCGAGAATCCCACCGCGGACGAGATCGCGAAGGCCGCTCAACGCCTCTCCCTCTCACCCATTCTCGAGAAAGGCGTCGCCCACCCTCGCTTCCACCGCTTCCGACAAGGCCGCGTCCTCGTCGAGATCCGCGGCAGCAAGGCCGTGCTCATCCAGCAGATCGCCGCCGATCTCAAGGCCGCGCGCGGAAAGTAA